The following are encoded together in the candidate division KSB1 bacterium genome:
- a CDS encoding M28 family peptidase, which yields MVAPLEMHALVPVTTLRTFLTAALLCLLPAAPARTNNGHPAEQAFVRLVSADSARRYVRELVAYGPRQGGTSSNRAAAEYVQQKFRAWGLASTLITDPGKLVYEAQHWELAQVFPEAKSFLRPWPYGFSPAAAAQEAEVTMASGAAALRGKVVLTDKLVSRRQYEAYAGAGAVALLSDAPGREGDFTAWAMIGTLPERRDNPIPVFAISRSDGNRLRALLAQGVIPRVAFALQSKIFHGRPQTVIATLAGAVPEKHFIYCAHGDSDSGGPGADDNASGVAVVMETARVLQSLITEKKLPPPRHTIAFIIWGSEYFSTRAYLAQRSHQLERILGVINFDQTGTGTRQQAIYFEGNDIPWNEALLRTLDRIGGEYCGRPGFWQAYTTNPSQGGTDAYVFLPPQFHGTLQAPQHIPAVTIFTAAWDQPARPEQTPGWHSSCWPAQTPLEIDYSRYYHSSGDIPEWTTDREPWRMAWAARAGGLALLRLLW from the coding sequence GTGGTTGCACCGCTGGAGATGCACGCGTTGGTGCCGGTCACGACTTTGCGGACTTTTCTGACAGCCGCCCTCCTCTGCCTGCTGCCGGCAGCTCCCGCCCGCACGAACAACGGCCATCCTGCCGAGCAGGCATTCGTACGTCTGGTCTCCGCCGACAGCGCGCGGCGGTATGTGCGGGAGCTGGTGGCGTATGGGCCGCGCCAGGGTGGCACCTCTTCCAACCGGGCCGCCGCCGAATATGTGCAGCAAAAATTTCGCGCCTGGGGCCTGGCCAGCACCCTCATCACCGATCCCGGCAAGCTGGTTTATGAAGCGCAGCATTGGGAGCTGGCGCAGGTTTTTCCCGAGGCGAAAAGTTTTCTCAGACCCTGGCCTTACGGTTTTTCCCCAGCCGCCGCCGCACAGGAGGCGGAGGTCACGATGGCAAGCGGCGCCGCGGCACTGCGCGGCAAGGTGGTCCTCACCGACAAGCTGGTTTCGCGCCGGCAATATGAAGCATATGCCGGCGCCGGCGCGGTGGCCCTGCTCTCCGACGCCCCGGGACGGGAGGGCGATTTCACCGCCTGGGCCATGATCGGCACGCTGCCGGAGCGGCGCGACAATCCCATCCCGGTGTTTGCCATCAGCCGCAGTGACGGCAATCGCCTGCGGGCTTTGCTCGCGCAGGGCGTCATCCCGCGCGTGGCCTTTGCCCTGCAGAGCAAAATCTTTCACGGCCGGCCGCAGACCGTGATTGCCACCCTTGCCGGCGCGGTGCCGGAAAAACACTTCATCTATTGTGCCCACGGCGATTCGGATTCCGGCGGACCGGGTGCGGATGACAATGCCTCGGGTGTGGCGGTGGTCATGGAAACGGCGCGCGTGCTGCAAAGCCTGATCACGGAAAAAAAACTGCCGCCGCCGCGTCACACGATCGCATTCATCATCTGGGGCAGCGAGTATTTCTCCACGCGGGCCTATCTCGCGCAGCGGTCACACCAGCTCGAGCGCATTCTGGGAGTGATCAACTTCGACCAAACCGGCACCGGCACGCGGCAGCAGGCCATCTATTTCGAGGGCAATGACATTCCCTGGAACGAGGCGCTGCTGCGCACGCTCGACCGGATTGGCGGAGAGTATTGCGGCCGCCCCGGCTTCTGGCAGGCGTATACCACCAACCCGTCACAGGGTGGCACGGATGCCTATGTCTTCCTGCCGCCGCAATTTCACGGCACGTTGCAAGCGCCGCAGCACATTCCGGCCGTCACGATTTTTACCGCCGCCTGGGATCAGCCGGCGCGGCCTGAACAAACGCCGGGCTGGCACTCCTCCTGCTGGCCCGCACAGACGCCGCTCGAAATCGACTACTCGCGTTATTACCACAGCTCGGGCGACATTCCGGAATGGACCACCGATCGTGAACCTTGGCGCATGGCCTGGGCCGCACGCGCCGGCGGCCTGGCCTTGTTGCGCCTGTTGTGGTAG
- a CDS encoding YjbH domain-containing protein, whose amino-acid sequence MKKNLVAFLLILLCGLAHAQGVDVWPRYMIDKPTAGVLRKGGFDLGLRFYGNSGALLSLNVGISDRFMFGASFGGNDALGEKKPSWNPAPGVLIKYQLFTESISMPAITIGFENQGYGPYLKADTLERYINKSPGFYAVASKSYDFLERLDFHGGINLSLENKDKDRDPNLFMGATLAITSRLEIVAEYDVAFNDTPAEPRRDVRDGEGIMNTAVRLNIKNVIYLELFLKDLFKNQTKAEDYVREFKITYFQFIL is encoded by the coding sequence ATGAAAAAGAATCTTGTCGCTTTCCTGCTCATCCTCCTGTGCGGTCTGGCGCATGCGCAGGGTGTGGACGTGTGGCCGCGTTACATGATCGACAAGCCCACCGCCGGCGTGCTGCGCAAGGGCGGTTTCGACCTGGGCCTGCGCTTCTATGGCAACAGCGGTGCGTTGCTCTCGCTCAATGTCGGCATCTCCGACCGTTTCATGTTCGGCGCCTCCTTCGGCGGCAACGACGCCCTGGGCGAAAAAAAACCGAGCTGGAATCCCGCACCCGGCGTGCTGATCAAGTACCAGCTTTTCACCGAGAGCATCAGCATGCCGGCCATCACCATTGGCTTCGAAAACCAGGGCTACGGGCCCTATCTGAAGGCCGACACGCTCGAACGCTACATCAACAAATCCCCCGGATTTTATGCCGTGGCCAGCAAGAGCTATGATTTTCTCGAACGCCTGGACTTTCACGGCGGCATCAACCTGTCGCTGGAAAACAAGGACAAGGATCGCGACCCCAATCTCTTCATGGGCGCGACGCTCGCCATCACCTCCCGGCTGGAAATCGTGGCGGAGTACGACGTCGCCTTCAATGACACGCCGGCAGAGCCGCGCCGCGATGTGCGCGACGGCGAGGGCATCATGAACACCGCCGTTCGTCTCAACATCAAGAACGTCATCTACCTCGAGCTCTTCTTGAAAGATCTCTTCAAAAATCAAACGAAAGCGGAAGACTATGTGCGTGAGTTCAAGATCACGTACTTCCAGTTCATTCTGTAA
- a CDS encoding electron transfer flavoprotein subunit alpha/FixB family protein, giving the protein MAAGILVITEQNEGRISRIGWEALAAGQELGTALGQSVSALVLGRAAAAAAREAATAVLAQVWFAENAELQHYTPDGFSAAARQVIARVAPQYVLAGHSYQARDYFPKLAAACERGLLADCVGYRIENGTPVLVRQAFQGKINADFTFAGAPPYFITFQAGAVSSDNLKKGGSAAVSEAGVDLSGVAIRTKVLEIFEGVKGKVDLTKADLIVSVGRGIKEKGNLPLVEELARVLGAELAASRPVCDEGWLPPDRQIGSSGQTVAPKLYLAVGISGAIQHIVGMKAARTIVAINKDERAPIFDIADYGIVGDLFEIVPELTKAIKEITAG; this is encoded by the coding sequence ATGGCAGCAGGCATATTGGTGATCACGGAGCAAAACGAAGGCAGAATCAGCCGCATCGGCTGGGAGGCGCTGGCGGCGGGCCAGGAATTGGGCACGGCACTGGGCCAAAGCGTGAGCGCGCTGGTGCTGGGCCGGGCGGCTGCGGCCGCCGCCCGGGAAGCGGCCACCGCTGTCCTGGCGCAGGTTTGGTTTGCCGAGAATGCCGAATTGCAGCATTACACGCCTGACGGCTTCAGCGCGGCTGCACGGCAAGTCATCGCGCGCGTTGCGCCGCAATATGTGCTGGCCGGGCATTCCTACCAGGCGCGCGATTACTTCCCCAAGCTGGCTGCTGCCTGCGAGCGCGGTTTGCTTGCGGATTGCGTCGGCTACCGCATTGAGAACGGCACGCCGGTGCTGGTGCGCCAGGCGTTTCAGGGAAAGATCAATGCCGATTTCACCTTTGCCGGCGCGCCGCCTTATTTCATCACGTTTCAAGCCGGCGCGGTGAGCAGCGACAATCTGAAAAAAGGCGGCAGCGCGGCGGTCAGCGAGGCCGGCGTCGATCTCTCCGGCGTCGCCATTCGCACCAAAGTGCTGGAAATTTTTGAGGGCGTCAAGGGCAAGGTGGATTTGACCAAGGCAGACCTGATCGTCTCCGTCGGCCGCGGCATCAAGGAAAAGGGCAATCTCCCGCTGGTGGAGGAGCTCGCCCGGGTGCTGGGCGCCGAGCTGGCGGCCTCGCGGCCGGTATGCGACGAGGGCTGGCTGCCGCCGGACCGCCAGATTGGCTCCTCCGGCCAGACGGTCGCGCCCAAGCTCTATCTCGCGGTCGGCATTTCCGGCGCGATTCAGCACATCGTGGGCATGAAAGCCGCGCGCACCATCGTCGCCATCAACAAGGACGAACGCGCGCCGATCTTCGACATTGCCGATTATGGCATCGTCGGCGACCTTTTCGAAATCGTGCCGGAACTGACCAAGGCGATAAAGGAGATCACGGCCGGCTGA
- a CDS encoding tetratricopeptide repeat protein, with protein sequence MPLDLLIRPNIPEHDLKVLTRLRQEFDHKLESQELPTTEEIIALGTHLWEALEHAVDGATGMEKILALREQAIAAATHVRLIIESGQPEIQALPWELTFHADQRLGFLNRNPDFTLLRRWQPPDNTTPDLTGRPLKILLFVASPEDLDPEKSRLDFETEENFLFAQLDEAISRGEVEIDVAEDGTLETLQARLENNVYHVVHCSMHGRMEEGHAVLFFEGYATGRQRAITPKELIDVWKNAKAPVPCFFLSACQSAQPDTQRAVPDFTRALLADGVPHVIGMRRSVADTAATHFAGHFYHALATGKAIDCAVTEARQKITGDLAGGTTDPHLQLFIELFQQWSIPVFYSRKSETALLDAQKPFQPQPRPRMKKIRIGGLEVVQEGFIGRRAAKRAHYRKWASGGNRHLLLCGIGGVGKTALAGHFSLRLRHEQPDLQIFAFAPPFDLAAIEEQLRTPFLQAANKNQVEKWQILEKPLDRLQVMLGAITAAVPTLFIFDNLESCLDLATRRFRPEHAATEKLIAAVQRQNGQVWTLLTCRYAIASDQLAHVTPAELPEASLGDILRFMRQWPWPETVSSDDKAEMYKTLGGNFRSIEWLSGLLTAREKTWKMLQQKFAGLTPPADTPEAARQTVAEAMRRDLIFEELLDQLTPAEKLLLQRLTLEPRPLIIDGLYALWDEPDNLENAVAQLSNYVLLETAHSPDLDLPTYRVAPLVVELLKRAPLSKALQRDTHARLARYWRYAGEKFTRLISDDWAAFEHFTLAGMQQEADEMRASLSREYFGRQQFGVVVELLLPFVQRRGQTAPWWALNLLGQSLHHLGQYDAALQRYLSAEKLVKKAKTKEEKKNLSTTLNNISQIYSARGDYATALSYLEESLKISREIGDRQGEGTTLGNIGNIYLARGDYATALDYLQQSLKIRREIGDRQGEGATLGNIGNIYLARGDYAMALDYLQQSLKILREIGDRLGEGATLGNIGNIYRARGDYATALDYLQQSLKIRREIGDRQGEGATLGNIGNIYRARGDYATALYYLQQSLKILRAIGDRQGEGTTLNNISQIYDAAGDYATALSYLEKSLAIQREIGDRKGEGATLNNISQIYDARGDYATALSYLEESLKIRREIGDRQGEGATLNNISQIYDARGDYATALSYLEESLKISREIGDRQGEGATLNNLATTAYAGGDYATALKYLEESLKISREIGDRKGEGATLNNISQIYSARGDYGKALEYLEKSLAIQREIGDRQGEGTTLNNIAGIYLARGDYDTALDYLQQSLKISREIGDRKGEGATLNNISQIYDARGDYATALDYLQQSLKILREIGDRQGEGATLNNLATTAYAGGDYATALDYLQQSLKILREIGDRKGEGTTLGNIGDIYRARWDYATALKYLEESLKIRREIGDRKGEGTTLNNLATTAYAGGDYATALEYLQQSLKILREISDRAGMIPTLHNLALIYLQNQQLEAALQSFMEALQLAHETNYAEGIFNVSRDLGRLLCDLGQKKLGLPLLRQALEVGRQIGHPGTDEVQKLLQEYTT encoded by the coding sequence ATGCCTCTCGACCTCCTCATCCGCCCGAATATTCCTGAGCACGACCTGAAGGTGCTCACGCGCCTGCGCCAGGAATTCGACCACAAGCTGGAAAGCCAGGAACTGCCCACAACCGAAGAAATCATCGCCCTCGGCACGCATCTCTGGGAAGCGCTGGAGCATGCGGTGGATGGCGCCACCGGCATGGAAAAAATTCTCGCGCTGCGTGAACAAGCCATTGCTGCGGCTACCCACGTGCGCCTCATCATCGAATCCGGCCAGCCGGAAATTCAGGCGTTGCCTTGGGAGCTGACGTTTCATGCCGACCAGCGCCTCGGCTTTCTCAACCGCAATCCCGACTTCACCCTCCTGCGACGCTGGCAGCCGCCGGACAACACCACGCCCGACCTGACCGGCCGGCCCCTGAAAATCTTGCTCTTCGTCGCCTCGCCCGAAGATCTCGACCCCGAAAAATCCCGCCTGGATTTCGAGACCGAAGAGAATTTTCTGTTCGCGCAATTGGATGAGGCCATCAGCCGCGGCGAAGTGGAGATCGACGTGGCCGAAGACGGCACCCTGGAAACCCTGCAAGCCCGTCTCGAAAACAATGTCTATCACGTCGTGCATTGCAGCATGCACGGCCGCATGGAGGAGGGCCACGCGGTTTTGTTTTTTGAAGGTTATGCCACCGGCCGGCAGCGCGCCATCACTCCCAAAGAGTTGATTGACGTGTGGAAAAATGCCAAAGCGCCGGTGCCCTGCTTCTTCCTCTCCGCCTGCCAGAGCGCGCAACCCGACACCCAACGCGCGGTGCCGGATTTTACCCGCGCCCTGCTCGCGGACGGCGTACCGCATGTCATCGGCATGCGGCGCTCGGTGGCCGATACCGCTGCCACCCATTTCGCCGGTCATTTTTATCATGCCCTGGCCACCGGCAAAGCCATTGATTGCGCCGTCACCGAAGCGCGCCAGAAAATCACCGGCGACCTTGCCGGCGGAACCACAGACCCGCACCTGCAACTCTTCATTGAATTATTCCAGCAGTGGAGCATTCCGGTGTTCTACTCGCGCAAGTCGGAGACCGCCCTGCTCGACGCGCAAAAACCCTTTCAGCCACAGCCCCGGCCGCGCATGAAGAAAATTCGCATTGGCGGCCTGGAAGTGGTGCAGGAGGGCTTCATCGGCCGGCGTGCCGCGAAGCGGGCGCACTACCGCAAATGGGCCAGCGGCGGGAACCGGCACTTGCTGCTCTGCGGCATTGGCGGCGTGGGCAAGACCGCGCTCGCCGGCCACTTTAGCCTGCGCCTGCGCCATGAGCAGCCGGACCTGCAAATTTTCGCCTTTGCCCCGCCGTTCGATCTCGCCGCCATCGAAGAGCAATTGCGCACGCCTTTTCTGCAGGCCGCCAACAAAAACCAAGTTGAAAAATGGCAAATTTTGGAGAAGCCTCTCGATCGTCTGCAAGTCATGCTCGGCGCCATTACCGCTGCCGTACCCACCTTGTTCATCTTCGACAACCTCGAGTCCTGCCTGGATTTGGCCACCCGGCGCTTCCGGCCGGAGCATGCCGCCACCGAGAAACTCATTGCCGCGGTGCAGCGCCAGAACGGGCAGGTGTGGACCCTGCTCACCTGCCGCTACGCCATTGCCAGTGACCAGCTCGCGCACGTGACGCCAGCGGAATTGCCCGAGGCCAGCCTCGGCGACATCCTGCGCTTCATGCGGCAATGGCCGTGGCCGGAAACCGTGAGCAGCGACGACAAGGCCGAGATGTACAAAACCCTCGGCGGCAACTTCCGCAGCATCGAATGGCTCTCCGGCCTGCTCACCGCGCGTGAAAAGACGTGGAAAATGCTGCAGCAGAAATTTGCCGGCTTGACACCGCCAGCAGATACGCCCGAGGCCGCACGCCAAACCGTGGCCGAAGCCATGCGCCGTGACCTGATCTTTGAGGAATTGCTCGACCAACTCACCCCGGCCGAGAAATTGCTCTTGCAGCGCCTGACGTTGGAGCCGCGGCCGCTGATCATTGACGGCCTGTATGCGTTGTGGGATGAGCCGGATAATTTGGAAAATGCCGTTGCGCAGTTGAGCAATTACGTTTTACTCGAGACCGCCCACTCCCCGGACCTCGATCTTCCCACCTACCGCGTGGCGCCGTTGGTGGTGGAATTGCTCAAGCGCGCGCCCTTGAGCAAGGCGTTGCAGCGCGACACCCATGCCCGCTTGGCGAGATATTGGCGCTATGCTGGCGAAAAATTCACCCGTTTGATCAGCGATGATTGGGCCGCCTTCGAGCATTTTACCTTGGCCGGAATGCAGCAAGAGGCGGATGAAATGCGTGCGAGCTTGAGCAGGGAATATTTTGGCCGGCAGCAATTTGGCGTGGTGGTGGAGCTGTTGCTGCCGTTTGTGCAGCGCCGGGGTCAGACCGCACCGTGGTGGGCGCTGAATTTGTTGGGCCAATCTTTGCATCATCTTGGTCAATATGATGCAGCCCTGCAACGCTATTTGTCGGCGGAAAAACTGGTCAAGAAGGCAAAGACGAAGGAAGAAAAGAAAAATCTGAGCACGACGCTGAACAACATCAGTCAGATCTATTCTGCACGCGGGGATTACGCCACGGCGCTTTCGTATTTGGAAGAGAGTTTGAAGATAAGCCGCGAAATCGGCGACCGGCAGGGCGAGGGCACGACGCTGGGTAACATCGGCAACATTTATCTTGCGCGCGGGGATTACGCCACGGCGCTGGACTATTTGCAACAAAGTTTGAAGATTCGCCGCGAAATCGGCGACCGGCAGGGCGAGGGCGCGACGCTGGGTAACATCGGCAACATTTATCTTGCGCGCGGGGATTACGCCATGGCGCTGGACTATTTGCAACAAAGTTTGAAGATTCTCCGCGAAATCGGCGACCGGCTGGGCGAGGGCGCGACGCTGGGTAACATCGGCAACATTTATCGTGCGCGCGGGGATTACGCCACGGCGCTGGACTATTTGCAACAAAGTTTGAAGATTCGCCGCGAAATCGGCGACCGGCAGGGCGAGGGCGCGACGCTGGGTAACATCGGCAACATTTATCGTGCGCGCGGGGATTACGCCACGGCGCTGTACTATTTGCAACAGAGTTTGAAGATTCTCCGCGCAATCGGCGACCGGCAGGGCGAGGGCACGACGCTGAACAACATCAGTCAGATCTATGATGCGGCCGGAGATTACGCCACGGCGCTTTCGTATTTGGAAAAGAGTTTGGCGATTCAAAGAGAAATCGGCGACCGGAAGGGCGAGGGCGCGACGCTGAACAACATCAGTCAGATCTATGATGCACGCGGGGATTACGCCACGGCGCTTTCGTATTTGGAAGAGAGTTTGAAAATTCGCCGCGAAATCGGCGACCGGCAGGGCGAGGGCGCGACGCTGAACAACATCAGTCAGATCTATGATGCACGCGGGGATTACGCCACGGCGCTTTCGTATTTGGAAGAGAGTTTGAAAATAAGCCGCGAAATCGGCGACCGGCAGGGCGAGGGCGCGACGCTGAACAACCTTGCCACGACCGCTTATGCTGGCGGGGATTACGCCACGGCGCTCAAGTATTTGGAAGAGAGTTTGAAAATAAGCCGCGAAATCGGCGACCGGAAGGGCGAGGGCGCGACGCTGAACAACATCAGTCAGATCTATTCTGCGCGTGGCGATTACGGCAAGGCGCTGGAGTATTTGGAAAAGAGTTTGGCGATTCAAAGAGAAATCGGCGACCGGCAGGGCGAGGGCACGACGCTGAACAACATTGCAGGCATTTATCTTGCGCGCGGGGATTACGACACGGCGCTGGACTATTTGCAACAAAGTTTGAAGATAAGCCGCGAAATCGGCGACCGGAAGGGCGAGGGCGCGACGCTGAACAACATCAGTCAGATCTATGATGCACGCGGGGATTACGCCACGGCGCTGGACTATTTGCAACAGAGTTTGAAGATTCTCCGCGAAATCGGCGACCGGCAGGGCGAGGGCGCGACGCTGAACAACCTTGCCACGACCGCTTATGCTGGCGGGGATTACGCCACGGCGCTGGACTATTTGCAACAAAGTTTGAAGATTCTCCGCGAAATCGGCGACCGGAAGGGCGAGGGCACGACGCTAGGTAACATCGGCGACATTTATCGTGCGCGCTGGGATTACGCCACGGCGCTCAAGTATTTGGAAGAGAGTTTGAAAATTCGCCGCGAAATCGGCGACCGGAAGGGCGAGGGCACGACGCTGAACAACCTTGCCACGACCGCTTATGCTGGCGGGGATTACGCCACGGCGCTGGAGTATTTGCAACAAAGTTTGAAGATTCTCCGCGAAATCAGCGACCGGGCGGGTATGATCCCCACTTTGCACAATCTGGCCCTCATTTATCTGCAAAACCAGCAGCTTGAGGCAGCGCTGCAATCTTTTATGGAAGCACTGCAACTGGCTCATGAAACCAATTATGCTGAGGGCATCTTCAACGTCTCCCGCGATCTCGGCAGACTGCTCTGCGACCTCGGCCAAAAAAAGCTGGGCCTGCCCTTGCTCCGGCAAGCCCTCGAGGTGGGCCGGCAAATCGGGCATCCGGGAACAGACGAAGTACAAAAATTACTGCAAGAATACACAACGTAA
- the hisC gene encoding histidinol-phosphate transaminase → MTPDLSYFIKPEVQSAGAYTLQRRSAAIKLDQNENPFGFPEAWKEEFWQRVKARAWERYPDFHHEELTAALADYNRLPAEQILVGNGSNSLIQALLMVTVSRGVAVVIPQPTFSLYKLTVQILSGLALEVRLNRRDFSLPVERVLEAANRMRARMIILCSPNNPTGVAYPQPQIEEIFAEFPGLVVVDEAYVEFARQDFRPLLQRYENLILLRTFSKALALANCRVGYLMAHADLVREIRKAALPYNINLFSETAALVALAHREELLQRVQEVVREREQLLTRLRQMTTLRLYPSQANFFLAEFQEPVQEVFAHLQARGILVRDVSHYPMLEQCLRLSIGTPAENEKVAAALQEVL, encoded by the coding sequence ATGACTCCTGATCTGTCGTATTTCATCAAACCGGAAGTGCAATCGGCAGGCGCCTACACGCTGCAGCGCCGCAGCGCGGCCATCAAGCTGGATCAAAACGAGAATCCCTTCGGCTTTCCCGAGGCGTGGAAGGAGGAGTTTTGGCAGCGGGTCAAAGCGCGTGCCTGGGAGCGCTATCCGGATTTTCATCATGAGGAGCTGACCGCGGCGCTGGCGGATTACAACCGCCTGCCGGCGGAGCAAATTTTGGTGGGCAACGGTTCGAACTCGCTGATTCAGGCGCTGCTGATGGTGACGGTGAGCCGCGGCGTGGCGGTGGTGATTCCGCAGCCCACGTTCTCGCTTTATAAATTGACCGTGCAAATCCTCTCCGGCTTGGCGCTGGAGGTCAGGCTCAACCGCCGGGATTTTTCCCTGCCGGTGGAGCGCGTGCTGGAGGCGGCCAACCGCATGCGCGCCCGCATGATCATCCTGTGCTCGCCCAACAACCCGACGGGCGTTGCCTATCCCCAGCCGCAAATCGAGGAGATTTTCGCGGAGTTTCCCGGGCTGGTGGTGGTGGACGAGGCCTATGTCGAATTTGCCAGGCAGGATTTCCGGCCGCTGCTGCAGAGGTATGAGAACCTGATTCTGCTGCGCACCTTTTCCAAAGCCCTGGCCCTGGCCAACTGCCGGGTGGGTTATCTCATGGCCCATGCGGATCTCGTGCGGGAAATTCGCAAGGCAGCGCTGCCCTACAACATCAATCTGTTTTCCGAAACCGCCGCGCTGGTGGCACTGGCGCATCGCGAGGAGTTGCTGCAGCGGGTGCAGGAGGTGGTGCGCGAGCGCGAGCAGTTGCTGACCCGGCTGCGGCAGATGACGACGCTGCGCCTTTATCCCAGCCAGGCCAATTTTTTTCTCGCGGAATTTCAGGAGCCGGTGCAGGAGGTGTTTGCGCATCTGCAGGCGCGCGGCATTCTGGTGCGCGATGTCAGCCATTATCCCATGCTGGAACAATGCCTGCGCCTGAGCATCGGCACGCCGGCGGAGAACGAAAAAGTCGCCGCTGCGCTGCAGGAGGTTTTGTAG
- a CDS encoding YIP1 family protein — MFVLRRVHNLLLAPAAEWQTIRKEQLASVLVYLKYVIWMAALPALGFLLGFWRAHMPVNFRAALLSYLILLIAVEGTANLTHLLAPTFSSRRDLGPALALVAFGFTPVFVAGVLVFLPVLGTLLWVAGIIYAGYVIQLGLPVMLDTPADKAFPFMLAIVAIFAALLFLLALLADAVFASGILKFFGLHG, encoded by the coding sequence ATGTTTGTGCTGCGACGGGTGCACAACCTGCTGCTCGCGCCGGCGGCGGAGTGGCAGACGATCCGCAAGGAGCAGCTTGCCAGCGTGCTGGTGTATCTCAAGTACGTGATATGGATGGCGGCACTGCCGGCGCTCGGTTTCCTGCTGGGTTTCTGGCGCGCGCACATGCCGGTCAATTTCCGCGCCGCGCTGCTGAGTTATCTCATTCTCCTGATTGCGGTGGAGGGCACCGCCAATCTCACGCATCTGCTCGCGCCGACTTTCTCCTCCCGCAGGGATCTCGGGCCGGCACTCGCGCTGGTGGCATTCGGCTTCACACCCGTTTTTGTCGCCGGGGTGTTGGTTTTCCTCCCTGTTTTGGGAACGCTGCTCTGGGTGGCGGGCATCATTTATGCCGGTTATGTGATCCAGCTCGGTCTGCCAGTGATGCTCGACACACCGGCCGACAAGGCCTTTCCCTTCATGCTCGCGATCGTGGCCATTTTTGCGGCTTTGCTGTTTCTGCTGGCCCTGCTTGCCGATGCCGTCTTCGCCTCCGGCATTCTGAAGTTTTTTGGTCTGCACGGGTAG
- a CDS encoding electron transfer flavoprotein subunit beta/FixA family protein has product MKIILCLKQVPLKDSLLKITADGRWIDETALQFEINESDHYGLEAALRLKEQHGGEVIVVSIGPARVKQAIQQALAKGADRAIHVLHDQPLMDPLLTARLLAAVIKPESPDLILTGLQSDDAGFGQTGVLLAELLGLPHASLVMEIQVIDQRLKIKRELESGWFQYIELPRPAVLTIQSGLAAIRYATIKGIMAAKKKPQQEISATSLGVDLTRSAVTFHRLAMPVKTKKTQILTGAAREVARELAAKLKNEAKVI; this is encoded by the coding sequence GTGAAAATCATCCTCTGCCTGAAGCAGGTTCCGCTCAAAGATTCCCTGCTGAAAATCACGGCCGACGGCCGCTGGATCGACGAAACCGCCCTGCAGTTCGAAATCAACGAGAGCGACCACTACGGCCTGGAGGCGGCGCTGCGCCTGAAGGAGCAGCACGGTGGCGAAGTGATCGTGGTGAGCATCGGGCCGGCGCGGGTCAAACAGGCGATCCAGCAGGCGCTCGCCAAGGGCGCGGACCGCGCGATTCACGTCCTGCATGACCAGCCGCTCATGGACCCGCTGCTGACTGCGCGTCTGCTCGCCGCGGTGATCAAACCCGAAAGCCCGGACTTGATTCTCACCGGCCTGCAGTCGGATGACGCCGGTTTCGGCCAGACCGGCGTGCTGCTGGCGGAATTGCTCGGCCTGCCCCATGCCTCGCTGGTGATGGAAATCCAGGTGATCGACCAGCGCCTGAAGATCAAGCGCGAGCTGGAGAGCGGCTGGTTTCAATACATCGAGCTGCCGCGGCCGGCGGTGCTCACCATCCAGTCCGGGCTGGCGGCCATTCGTTATGCCACCATCAAAGGCATCATGGCCGCCAAGAAAAAGCCGCAGCAGGAAATCAGCGCCACCAGCCTGGGGGTGGATTTGACCCGCAGCGCGGTGACCTTTCACCGGCTCGCCATGCCGGTGAAGACCAAAAAGACGCAAATTCTCACCGGCGCGGCCCGGGAGGTTGCGCGGGAGCTCGCCGCGAAGCTGAAAAACGAAGCCAAAGTCATTTGA